The genomic window GTTCTGTGCAACACCATTCATTTATTCATGGAACGTGCAAGAAGACTCGCAAATCGTGCAACTCTGAAACGTCTTCTTTCAGAGGCGAAACAAAATCGTAACAATGaatcaacaacaataacaacaccTGTTCCATTTTCACTCTCtggttcatcttcttcttcaagatATGTTTCCTCTGTTTCAAACTCTGTTTTCAGAAACAGAGGATCCAACAAACCAGACAACATTTTTGGAAGAAACAACAATGTTTCACGAGGTGTTGGTGGATTTAACGGTGTTGGGTCTTCAACACAATCTCGATCCATCACTGTTGAAGCTTTGAAACCAAGTGATACATTTCCAAGACGCCATAACTCAGCAACACCAGAAGAACAAACAAAAATGGCTGAATCAGttggttttgataaccttgattCACTTGTTGATGCAACAGTTCCAAAATCGATTCGTTTGAAGGAAATGAAGTTCAATAATTTCGATGGAGGGTTAACAGAAGGTCAAATGATTGAACACATGAAAGATTTAGCTTCAAAGAACAAAGTTTTCAAATCTTTCATTGGTATGGGATATTATAACACACATGTTCCACCAGTGattttgaggaacatcttggAAAATCCTGCTTGGTATACACAGTATACACCTTATCAAGCCGAGATATCGCAAGGTCGTCTCGAATCTTTGTTGAACTTTCAAACATTGATTACTGATCTCACTGGTTTGCCTATGTCAAATGCTTCATTGCTTGATGAAGGTACTGCTGCAGCTGAAGCAATGTCTATGTGTAATAATATTCAAAAGGGTAAGAAAAAAACTTTCATTATTGCTAGTAATTGTCATCCACAAACCATTGATATATGTAAGACAAGAGCTGATGGATTTGAACTCAAAGTTGTGGTGAAAGATCTTAAGGATATTGATTACAAATCTGGTGATGTTTGTGGTGTTCTTGTTCAGTATCCTGGTACTGAAGGTGAGGTTTTGGATTATGGTGAGTTTATTAAGAAGGCTCATGCTAATGAGGTTAAGGTTGTTATGGCAAGTGATTTGTTGGCATTGACTGTGTTGAAACCTCCTGGTGAGTTTGGAGCTGATATTGTTGTCGGTTCCGCTCAGAGATTCGGTGTTCCGATGGGTTATGGTGGTCCTCATGCTGCTTTCTTGGCTACTTCACAAGAGTATAAGAGGATGATGCCTGGAAGAATCATTGGTGTCAGTGTTGATTCTTCTGGTAAGTCAGCTTTGAGGATGGCTATGCAAACTAGGGAGCAGCATATCCGTAGGGATAAGGCTACCAGCAACATTTGCACTGCTCAGGTAACTTAGTGTGTTTAAGCTatttatgtttgaatacatTTACAGATGatttttatcaatttatgtttggatagtTTGTATCAAAATTTACTATTGTGTCTGTGTAAGTATAATACTGTTTATGGTTGCTACTTTTTATAAATCTTAGGCTTTAGGTAGTCTCTTTTAAATGATACTTTGAATATACCAACATGTGGCTGTTCTTAGTGCAAAGgactaagggcccgtttggattgacttatttttgatgcgaaacagcttatgcaattaaATAACCTTTTATGCATTATTGTAagcttttcaaggtagtttatgagaaaacaggTTATAAAGAtgcaatttttgttagtgaaaacttatgaattaacataaaactttatatatgtgcataagttattttcataagctcaaaaataagtcaaatccaaacggaccctaagacACCTTAAACAAGTGGTCAGAGGTTCGATCCCCGACTCTTGTTTGGAGAAAACCTGGTTGGGTAACATGGTTATAAGGAAAATGATACTTTGAATTTCCTGTTAATGATGGATTCACCTTTGTATTGATGTGTTCCTGAAgctatgtttgatttttgtgCATAAGTGTGAGTTGGTTGGGGATTTTATTTGATTCTGATATATTTTGTTTAGGCACTGCTCGCAAACATGGCTGCCATGTATGCTGTATATCATGGACCTGAAGGCCTTAAAGCCATTGCACAAAGGGTTCATGGTCTTGCTGGGGTGTTTGCTCTTGGATTAAAGAAACTTGGAACTGTAGAAGTTCAGGATCATGCCTTCTTTGACACTGTCAAGATTAAGACTTCAAATGCCAAAGCAATTGCAGACGCTGCTGTCAAAAGTGAAATCAATTTGCGAGTTGTAGATGGAAACACCGTAAGTGttgctttttttgttttatcagATCAGCTTGACTCTATTTACATGTCTTTGGATTATGACGGAGCTTGTTTTCTTTTCAGATCACTGTTGCTTTTGATGAAACAACCACATTAGAGGATGTTGATAAGCTTTTCAAAGTTTTTGCTGGTGGCAAGCCTGTAAGTTTTAATCATATATtggttttgtttggtaaaaagtaGCGGATAATGGATAAGTTGGCTGGTAACGGATGAGCTAATAGCGAATAGgctagttgattgaatttgaagTATCTGGTAAAATTAGCGGCTAAACTAAcggataaatataaaataacataaaaagtaTTTCcaaataatatttacatttttcaATAAGTTAATGAGGGTAAAATGAGAAAAAAGTGATCCCCTATGAGCTATAACTTATAAGCTCCAACACTACATGAAGTAACATCTCAAATAACGCTATAAgctagtgaaaaaaaaaaaacacttttaagTTCCTAAGAGAAGACTGTtaccaaataattttattttgatcataCAAACTTATACGCTATAGCCTATAAGCTAGCGGTTTATACTTGCCAAACATAGCCGTATTATATCCTTGGTCACAATTATCAATTGTATCATTACTCaatctaaaattttatttgCACACAGGTCTCATTCACAGCTGCATCTCTTGCACCAGAGTTTCAGAATGCAATTCCTGCTGAATTAGTTAGGGAGAGTCCTTATCTGACACACCCTATCTTTAACACGTATATCCCTTAtcacaaaaatttcaatttacatgGTTGAATTTTGTAAACATacttacaattttattttatttttcctatacAGGTACCAAACTGAGCATGAGTTGCTCAGATACATTCATAGGCTACAATCAAAAGATCTCTCACTTGTCCACAGTATGATCCCACTTGGATCTTGTACAATGAAGCTGAATGCAACAACCGAAATGATGCCTGTGACATGGCCTAGCTTTGCTGATCTTCACCCTTTTGCACCAACTGAACAGGCTCAAGGTTATCAGGTACTCCCTCTGTCTCATTATCTGTCTTTTAAGGTAATGTGCACATCGTAAGAAATTTACATATACTAATTTCCAACGCAAAGTAATGTGTTCGGAGTATAAAATTTGTGTGCTGTCATTTATGATCAAGCATCCAATACTTGCAACTGTTTTAATAAATAAGAGTAATATTAGAAAAAGTAATAAATGCTTTATCGAAATTCTGAAGTAGTAGGATTGCTAAATAATCTTACAAAAATATTGataaaagatatttttatatatgttgtaaaGCCTGAAAATATTGgatatttttgtgttttctgTATCTAAACAAGCAAATTTGGTTCCAGGAAATGTTCAACAATTTGGGTGACCTGTTGTGTACCATCACTGGATTTGACTCCTTCTCTTTGCAACCAAATGCTGGTGCTTCTGGAGAATATGCTGGACTCATGGTTATTCGTGCATATCATTTGGTATGGTAACTTGTGGACAGTTATGAATAACTTTGTTTAACATTTATAGTTATCAATCTTCTATTGTTCTTTTGATTGGATTTAATTCATACCGTCAAGTGTAAAGATTTTTACACAGGCAAATCAATGAATCGTGATTGTCAGACTGTGACGAACACTTGACTCTTATCACAATTACTTTAAAAActcatgcaattttttttatacagtttatcaaaataaaactcCTGATTTACTTGTAGGATATTACATATTTTCAAttgttttaattataatttaacaTTGTATTGTCTTTTCATCTAATAATAGGTAGCTTCGATTGTGTTGTTTTCGCTTGTTACATACATATCTAGATGTGATGCAATAATTTTACTTTCCTACATTACTGCCTtggattatttttataaattattgtgATACTTCTGACGTCTGTTGGCCATGGAAATTGTAGTCAAGAGGTGACCACCATCGCAATGTTTGCATTATCCCAGTATCAGCACATGGTACAAATCCTGCTAGTGCTGCTATGTGTGGAATGAAAATTGTCACCATAGGAACTGATGCCAAGGGAAACATCAACATTGAAGAGTTGAAGAAGGCTGCTGAAAAACATAAGGACAACTTATCTGCATTTATGGTACAACTACCTTGTTGAATCCTGCTACCACTGATACATCATATTGAAATCGTGTTCGACATGTGTCAGTGTCCAACACTGACACGATACTGATATACATAGTTGCATTCattcactttcattttcttaaattgttACCACTAAATTAAGAGTGTTCTAAAACTTGGGCGTTTTTAGTAtttatttggttttgatttaaaTTGTAGGTTACATATCCTTCAACTCATGGTGTCTATGAAGAAGGTATTGATGATATTTGCAAGCTCATCCATGATAATGGAGGCCAAGTATACATGGATGGTGCCAACATGAATGCACAGGTTTGTTTTTCTAGAAAGGGGTAGGTATCAGTTCAGGAATGGGCTCTGGTAATCCGGATTTTGGTGGAGAAGTAAAGGGTCTGTATGttacaactttttttaaaaactgcTTCAAATGATAAGATTTTTTAGTAGCTTGCATTACAGTAGAACAATATTAAACATCTGCTTTTCTGAAATTCATCTAAAAAGTAAtctctaaattttttaatatcaaaatcaGTTTTTTATAATCTGTAGTAAATGGACCTAAGTTTAATGTTATTCTAATCAAAGATAGAACTCAAGTACTTCCGACCGTTTCAACTTTAACTACtaaagttcattaaccacttggtTTATTGTCTTTCCAAAATTTGACAATACAAAACTTATGCTTTTGCTGCTAGTTGCTACATTGATGCCACAATTTAACAATTGTGTCTGATGTTCAGTAGATGTTTATTCAGTTATGATCCTATATTAAACACTTGGTTCATGTTTACAGGTTGGACTTACAAGCCCAGGTTGGATTGGAGCAGATGTTTGCCATCTCAATCTTCATAAGACATTTTGCATCCCTCATGGAGGAGGAGGCCCTGGCATGGGTCCTATTGGTGTAAAGAAACACTTGGCACCATTTTTACCCTCACACCCTGTGGTAAGTACTTTTTTTCTAGTTATGGATGACAATATGTATAGTATTAATGTCATGACCTGTGCGATGCGTGAGATTCACGGGTTATCAAGCATTCAAGCCACACTCGGCGCataaaatttccaaaaaatCTTTCCAAAAGAAAGTGAAG from Trifolium pratense cultivar HEN17-A07 linkage group LG1, ARS_RC_1.1, whole genome shotgun sequence includes these protein-coding regions:
- the LOC123916861 gene encoding glycine dehydrogenase (decarboxylating), mitochondrial, with amino-acid sequence MERARRLANRATLKRLLSEAKQNRNNESTTITTPVPFSLSGSSSSSRYVSSVSNSVFRNRGSNKPDNIFGRNNNVSRGVGGFNGVGSSTQSRSITVEALKPSDTFPRRHNSATPEEQTKMAESVGFDNLDSLVDATVPKSIRLKEMKFNNFDGGLTEGQMIEHMKDLASKNKVFKSFIGMGYYNTHVPPVILRNILENPAWYTQYTPYQAEISQGRLESLLNFQTLITDLTGLPMSNASLLDEGTAAAEAMSMCNNIQKGKKKTFIIASNCHPQTIDICKTRADGFELKVVVKDLKDIDYKSGDVCGVLVQYPGTEGEVLDYGEFIKKAHANEVKVVMASDLLALTVLKPPGEFGADIVVGSAQRFGVPMGYGGPHAAFLATSQEYKRMMPGRIIGVSVDSSGKSALRMAMQTREQHIRRDKATSNICTAQALLANMAAMYAVYHGPEGLKAIAQRVHGLAGVFALGLKKLGTVEVQDHAFFDTVKIKTSNAKAIADAAVKSEINLRVVDGNTITVAFDETTTLEDVDKLFKVFAGGKPVSFTAASLAPEFQNAIPAELVRESPYLTHPIFNTYQTEHELLRYIHRLQSKDLSLVHSMIPLGSCTMKLNATTEMMPVTWPSFADLHPFAPTEQAQGYQEMFNNLGDLLCTITGFDSFSLQPNAGASGEYAGLMVIRAYHLSRGDHHRNVCIIPVSAHGTNPASAAMCGMKIVTIGTDAKGNINIEELKKAAEKHKDNLSAFMVTYPSTHGVYEEGIDDICKLIHDNGGQVYMDGANMNAQVGLTSPGWIGADVCHLNLHKTFCIPHGGGGPGMGPIGVKKHLAPFLPSHPVVPTGGIPAPENAQPLGSISAAPWGSALILPISYTYIAMMGSKGLTDASKIAILNANYMAKRLESYYPVLFRGVNGTVAHEFIIDLRGFKNTAGIEPEDVAKRLMDYGFHGPTMSWPVPGTLMIEPTESESKAELDRFCDALISIRKEIAEIEKGNADLHNNVLKGAPHPPSLLMADAWTKPYTREYAAFPAPWLRGAKFWPTTGRVDNVYGDRNLICTLLPASQAVEEPAAATA